Proteins encoded by one window of Streptomyces sp. ALI-76-A:
- the uvrC gene encoding excinuclease ABC subunit UvrC, giving the protein MADPSSYRPRPGQIPDSPGVYRFRDEHRRVIYVGKAKSLRQRLANYFQDLAGLHPRTRTMVTTAASVEWTVVSTEVEALQLEYSWIKEYDPRFNVKYRDDKSYPYLAVTMNEEFPRVQVMRGHKKKGVRYFGPYGHAWAIRDTVDLLLRVFPVRTCSAGVFKNATRTGRPCLLGYIGKCSAPCVDRVSAEEHRELAEDFCDFMAGRTGTYLRRLEKQMMTAAEEMEYERAARLRDDIEALKKAMEKSAVVLADATDADLIAVAEDELEAAVQIFHVRGGRVRGQRGWVTDKVEEITTGALVEHALQQLYGEEKGDAVPKEVLVPALPDPVEPVQEWLTGRRGSNVSLRIPQRGDKKALMETVERNAQHSLVLHKTKRASDLTTRSRALEEIADALVLDSAPLRIECYDISHLQGDDVVASMVVFEDGLQRKSEYRRFEIKGFEGQDDVRSMHEVITRRFRRYLAEKERTGEWTAGQNGQNGVNGQNGQNGQNGQNGQNGQNGQNGANADADADAGLDGIGNGLTEEDGRPKRFAYPPQLVVVDGGRPQVAAAKRALDELGIDDIAVCGLAKRLEEVWLPGEDDPVVLPRTSEGLYLLQRVRDEAHRFAISYQRAKRAKRFRSSPLDDVPGLGETRKQALIKHFGSVKKLRSATIDQICEVPGIGRKTAETVAAALARATPAAPAVNTATGEIMEDDENGAPETTADAPGESVSAGAPDERRGQET; this is encoded by the coding sequence ATGGCCGATCCCTCCAGCTACCGCCCCCGGCCGGGACAGATCCCGGACTCCCCCGGGGTCTACAGGTTCCGTGACGAGCACCGCCGGGTGATCTACGTCGGGAAGGCGAAGAGCCTGCGCCAGCGCCTGGCGAACTACTTCCAGGACCTGGCGGGCCTGCACCCCCGCACCCGCACCATGGTCACCACGGCGGCGTCCGTGGAGTGGACGGTGGTGTCCACGGAGGTGGAGGCGCTACAGCTGGAGTACTCCTGGATCAAGGAGTACGACCCCCGGTTCAACGTCAAGTACCGCGATGACAAGAGCTACCCGTACCTCGCGGTGACGATGAACGAGGAGTTCCCGCGCGTGCAGGTGATGCGCGGTCACAAGAAGAAGGGCGTCCGGTACTTCGGTCCGTACGGGCACGCCTGGGCGATCCGCGACACCGTGGACCTCCTCCTGCGCGTCTTCCCGGTCCGCACCTGCTCGGCCGGTGTGTTCAAGAACGCCACCCGCACCGGCCGCCCCTGTCTGCTCGGCTACATCGGCAAGTGCTCGGCGCCCTGCGTCGACCGTGTCTCCGCTGAGGAGCACCGCGAACTAGCCGAGGACTTCTGCGACTTCATGGCCGGGCGCACGGGCACCTATCTGCGCCGCCTGGAGAAGCAGATGATGACGGCGGCAGAGGAGATGGAGTACGAGCGGGCGGCTCGCCTGCGCGACGACATCGAGGCACTGAAGAAGGCGATGGAGAAGAGCGCGGTCGTGCTCGCCGACGCGACCGACGCCGACCTGATCGCGGTCGCCGAGGACGAGCTGGAAGCGGCCGTGCAGATCTTCCACGTCCGCGGCGGCCGGGTGCGCGGTCAGCGCGGCTGGGTCACCGACAAGGTCGAGGAGATCACCACCGGCGCCCTCGTCGAGCACGCTCTGCAGCAGCTCTACGGCGAGGAGAAGGGTGACGCGGTGCCCAAGGAGGTCCTCGTCCCGGCGCTGCCCGACCCGGTGGAGCCGGTTCAGGAGTGGCTCACCGGGCGGCGGGGGTCGAACGTGTCGCTGCGCATCCCGCAGCGCGGTGACAAGAAGGCCCTCATGGAGACCGTGGAGCGCAATGCCCAGCATTCGCTCGTGCTGCACAAGACCAAGCGTGCCTCCGACCTGACCACACGCTCACGGGCGCTGGAGGAGATCGCCGACGCCCTCGTCCTGGACAGTGCGCCGCTGCGGATCGAGTGCTACGACATCTCGCACCTCCAGGGCGACGACGTCGTGGCCTCCATGGTCGTCTTCGAGGACGGCCTCCAGCGCAAGAGCGAGTACCGCCGCTTCGAGATCAAGGGCTTCGAGGGCCAGGACGACGTCCGCTCCATGCACGAGGTGATCACCCGCCGCTTCAGGCGCTACCTGGCCGAGAAGGAGCGCACGGGGGAGTGGACCGCCGGCCAGAACGGCCAGAATGGTGTGAACGGCCAGAACGGCCAGAACGGCCAGAACGGCCAGAACGGCCAGAACGGCCAGAACGGCCAGAACGGTGCGAACGCCGATGCTGATGCCGACGCCGGCCTCGACGGCATCGGCAACGGTCTCACCGAGGAGGACGGCCGTCCCAAGCGGTTCGCCTACCCGCCCCAGCTCGTCGTCGTCGACGGTGGCCGGCCCCAGGTGGCCGCAGCCAAGAGGGCCCTCGACGAACTCGGCATCGACGACATCGCCGTGTGCGGCCTGGCCAAGCGCCTGGAGGAGGTCTGGCTGCCCGGCGAGGACGACCCCGTGGTCCTGCCCCGCACCAGCGAGGGCCTCTACCTCCTCCAGCGCGTCCGCGACGAGGCGCACCGCTTCGCGATCAGCTACCAGCGCGCCAAGCGCGCCAAGCGCTTCCGGTCCAGCCCGCTGGACGACGTGCCGGGCCTCGGCGAGACCCGCAAGCAGGCGCTGATCAAGCATTTCGGCTCGGTGAAGAAGCTGCGGTCCGCGACGATCGACCAGATCTGCGAGGTGCCCGGCATAGGCCGCAAGACGGCCGAGACCGTCGCCGCCGCCCTCGCCCGGGCGACCCCGGCCGCACCCGCCGTCAACACGGCGACCGGCGAGATCATGGAAGACGATGAGAACGGGGCACCCGAGACGACGGCGGATGCCCCGGGGGAGTCCGTGTCCGCGGGCGCCCCGGACGAACGACGGGGGCAGGAGACATGA
- a CDS encoding LacI family DNA-binding transcriptional regulator has product MPTMADVARSAGVSVATVSHVLNDTRPVLPRTRQAVLDAIDELGYTPNTLARSLVTSRTRSIGLAVSAISNPYFTEILQGVEAAALEHGYSLLIADPHDDPAHERKVVQLLHERRVDGMIVAPSADPRDLVSYLRRHAVPTVFLDRVVDSPADSAPHFDQVCADSAEPTAELVTHLADLGHRRIALVAGRPGLSTTAERITGYRHGLAAAGFPYDQRLVAHGDSESAGGQRATAALLSLAAPPTALVTANNAMTLGALRALRERNLSVPEDIALCCFDDFDWADLFTPRLTAIAQPSKEIGAQAVQVLLDRLAAPDRPTTTVRLTCTFVHRTSCGCPAEPEGSAQSR; this is encoded by the coding sequence ATGCCGACCATGGCCGACGTCGCACGCAGCGCCGGGGTGTCCGTGGCGACCGTCTCGCACGTACTCAACGACACCCGGCCGGTGCTGCCACGCACCCGCCAGGCCGTGCTGGACGCCATCGACGAGCTGGGCTACACGCCCAACACGCTCGCCCGCTCCCTGGTGACCTCCCGCACCCGGTCCATCGGCCTCGCGGTGTCGGCGATCAGCAACCCGTACTTCACGGAGATCCTCCAAGGCGTCGAGGCCGCCGCCCTGGAGCACGGATACAGCCTCCTCATCGCCGATCCGCACGACGACCCCGCGCACGAACGCAAGGTCGTCCAGCTCCTGCACGAGCGGCGGGTGGACGGCATGATCGTCGCGCCTTCCGCGGATCCGCGCGACCTCGTCTCCTACCTGCGGCGGCACGCCGTACCGACCGTGTTCCTCGACCGGGTGGTCGACTCCCCGGCGGACAGTGCGCCGCACTTCGACCAGGTCTGCGCCGACAGCGCCGAACCGACGGCGGAGCTGGTCACCCATCTCGCCGATCTCGGCCACCGGCGGATCGCCCTGGTCGCGGGCCGGCCCGGGCTGAGCACCACCGCTGAACGGATCACGGGTTACCGGCACGGCCTCGCCGCGGCCGGGTTTCCCTACGACCAACGCCTGGTGGCGCACGGCGACTCCGAGTCGGCCGGCGGGCAACGCGCCACGGCCGCCCTGCTGTCCCTGGCCGCGCCGCCCACCGCGCTCGTCACCGCCAACAACGCGATGACCCTGGGCGCCCTGCGCGCGCTGCGCGAACGGAACCTGTCCGTGCCCGAGGACATCGCGCTGTGCTGCTTCGACGACTTCGACTGGGCCGACCTGTTCACACCCCGGCTCACCGCGATCGCCCAGCCGAGCAAGGAGATCGGCGCCCAGGCGGTCCAGGTCCTCCTGGACCGCCTCGCCGCCCCGGACCGGCCCACCACCACCGTGCGGCTGACCTGTACCTTCGTCCACCGCACCTCCTGCGGATGCCCAGCCGAGCCGGAGGGGTCCGCGCAGTCCCGGTGA
- a CDS encoding carbohydrate kinase: protein MIVVAGEALIDLVPQGTGALAGLLPARGGGPYNTAVALGRLGSPTAFCSRVSRDAFGETLLDGLRGAGVDVSGVQRGTEPTTLAVATIDPHGSAAYSFYVDGTADRLFTAPGGLPEGTRAVSFGTCSLVLEPGATAYEELMRTASAQGVFTTLDPNIRAGLIPDADAYRARFKSWLPSVSLLKLSEEDALWLGGTPREWLAAGPAAVVITQGGDGLAVFTRDGSVHSVPGEKVDVVDTIGAGDTVNAALLHGLSARGALSCDALASLGADGWMRLLRFAARAAAITCSRAGAEPPYAHELDG, encoded by the coding sequence GTGATCGTCGTCGCCGGTGAGGCCCTGATCGATCTGGTACCGCAGGGCACGGGCGCCCTCGCGGGTCTGCTGCCGGCACGCGGCGGCGGCCCCTACAACACGGCTGTGGCCCTCGGCCGGCTCGGCTCCCCCACAGCCTTCTGTTCCCGCGTCTCCCGTGACGCCTTCGGTGAGACCCTGCTCGACGGGCTACGAGGAGCGGGGGTGGACGTCTCCGGCGTACAACGCGGTACCGAGCCGACCACTCTTGCCGTCGCCACCATCGACCCACACGGCTCGGCCGCCTACTCCTTCTATGTGGACGGCACCGCCGACCGGCTGTTCACAGCCCCCGGAGGGCTGCCCGAGGGGACGCGGGCGGTGTCCTTCGGCACCTGTTCCCTCGTCCTGGAGCCGGGGGCGACCGCCTACGAGGAGCTGATGCGGACCGCGTCAGCGCAGGGCGTGTTCACCACGCTCGACCCGAACATCCGGGCCGGCCTGATCCCGGACGCGGACGCCTACCGGGCCCGGTTCAAGAGCTGGCTGCCGTCGGTGTCGCTGCTCAAGCTCTCCGAGGAGGACGCCCTGTGGCTGGGCGGCACTCCGCGCGAGTGGCTGGCCGCCGGTCCCGCGGCGGTCGTGATCACCCAGGGCGGCGACGGGCTGGCCGTCTTCACCCGGGACGGCTCGGTGCACTCCGTACCGGGCGAGAAGGTCGACGTGGTGGACACGATCGGCGCGGGCGACACCGTGAACGCGGCCCTGTTGCACGGCCTGTCGGCGCGGGGCGCCCTGTCCTGCGATGCGCTCGCCTCCCTGGGCGCCGACGGCTGGATGCGACTGCTGCGCTTCGCGGCCCGCGCTGCGGCGATCACCTGCTCCCGAGCGGGGGCGGAACCGCCGTACGCCCACGAACTGGACGGCTGA